The DNA window AAATCATAATTGTCGGTTTCTTCATTCTTTTTCTCATTTTAGTGGTATTTATTTCACCTGACATCAAGTTTGAAAACATACAGCCTGTATTTGAGATGGGTACAAAAAAGATCGTTCAATCATCCTTATTTTATGTAGCAATATCTTCAGTTAATGCCATTGTTTTATTAATGATTTTTCCTTCCTGTATTAACAAAATGAAACAAGTTAAAAAAATTTTTTTAATTGGAAACTTAATAGGCGGCATCATCATCATCGTCCTTACATTTTTAAGTATTTCTGTATTAGGTGCTGCGGATACTACACGACAGATGTATCCTAGTTATGAATTAGCAAAAAGGATAAATATCGGGAACTTTGTACAGCGTATTGAGGGGTTGATGTCCACGCTTTGGATTATTTCTCTCTACTTTAAGACGATTCTTTATTTTTACGCTTCCGTTTTAGGGATGGCACAAATTCTAAATTTGAAAGATTACCGCCCTATAACATTACCGTTAGGCATGATTGCCGTTGTCCTTTCTATCGTGATTTTTCCTAACGTCATCTATCAACAAAAATTTGACAGTACAACGGGTAAATCCTTATCATTATTAATCGGACTTTTTTTACCTCTTTTACTGGTAGTCGTATATGCCATACGAAAAAAACAATTGAAAAAAGATCCTGAAAGTTCTTAAGTGTAAAGAATGGTATAATAAATTATCATTTTTATAGAAAAAAGCCGATTTTCAAAATGTGGAATTCGGCTTTTTTTCTATAAAATATGTGCATTAGTGAGAAACGAAAGTAAAGTTAACTTGGAAGATTGATAAAAAACTTCTCCAAGAAAACTAATTACAAGTGCTACACGCAGAGGTAGGTATAATAAATAAAAAGGCAGTTTAGTTGAATAAAGTGAAGGAAGATATTAAAGTACATCTTGTAATTGAAAAAAATGCTTTATTTATTGAAGAAAATTTATCGAGTTTAAAAAAATGTTACTATAAAATCGGGGACGATTATGAACTATTCGCCTTTAGAAATTTAAACGATGTTATTATCTCCACTCAGATATATGGAATTTTATATGATAGATTGTGAAGGAATGTACTAAAACTAACGGAAGCTTTACTTCAAGAAGGGGAACTTTAATATGGAATTTTTGATTAAATCTCAATTAAACGATGTAGATGAAATAGTGAATATTGATAGAGTAGTAACTGGTAGTGATAGCAGACGAAAATACATAAAAAAAGCTATTGAGGAAGAAAGGTGTATAGTTGTTAAAAACGAGTTCTCAATTGTAGGCTTTTTAATTTTTGATACTCACTTCTTTGATTGTAGCTTTATATCCTTGATAATAATTAAACCGACTGAAAGACGAAAAGGATATGCAACATCCCTTATGGAGTATTTTATAAGCATATCGCCAACTAAGAAAATATTCTCTTCAACCAATCAGTCAAATAAAAGAATGCAAGAGGTATTTAGAGCAAATGGATTTATCCAAAGTGGATTTGTTGAAAATTTAGACGAAGGAGATCCAGAGATAATTTACTTTAAATCAATATAAGTAATTCTGAGTTATTCAATTAATGTGATGATTTAGTAGACAGCCTTTATTGTTCTTCAACTACAATGGAAGAACGTAATTTTCTTTCATATTCTGTGGGGAAGCTGGGCTTCATGGATGGCTAATATAGCTTTTTTACTTTAATAAATTATTATATTCACTATTTTGAAGGAGTTCTTTAGAAGAAAGTCTTGTCCATTTTGAGATTGAAGTATCTGGGTTATTCTCTATATAACTTTGAGTAATTTCATAGCCTATTTTGTAATCTGACCATAATGGTATTCCTTTTGCTGAATTCCCATGGAAGAAATCTTTATATATTTTAACAGAAGTCGAATCAGCGTTTTTCCTTAGCTCCTCTAAAACGATTGCTGTAGATTCCTCTGATAACGGTTCAGTCCATGGAGCACTTATTTCAGGATAGACAATATGGGCAAAGGAATCTGCTTTTCCTTCAGAAAGAATCATGTCTAAAACAGTATAAAAAGCCCTCTCACCATTTGCTAAAATATTAATTGCATGGTGATATTCATGTGCAACAAGATATTTTAACTTATCTTCACTAATGGAAGTGTCTATCTGGATGAATATATCCTTATCGTTATATGTTACTCCATTTACTCCCTCCATTTTACTAATGGCAAAGTTGTCTTCAGGTCTTAGAGGCATAATATATATGTTTTTATCTCCACCTGGTAGTTGTTCTGCTGACTTTATAAGTGCTTCTTGTATTAACTCATTTATTTGCTCTTGTTTTTGAAGGAGCTGAACCGTATTTTTTTCAAACTGTTCAACCTCGGTAGAAGCTGTAAAAGGATATTCCAAAGGTAAATCTAACGAGGATTTTTCCTTAAGAGGTTTTAACACTTTTTCCACATATGCCCCTGGGTTACTTTCAGATGGGTTCTTTTTAACATAGTCAGTGTACTCAAGTACTTCCTCATAAAATGGAATTATTTTAAAATTCTTTCCTTCATATGAAAAACTAACTTCTTTTTGGGAAGGTAGATTATTTTCTTCCTCTTTATCTTGCACTATGTCATCAGAACAACTTGCAAATAATACTGAAACAAAGATTACCAAGCCAACTATTCTCTTCATTTTATTACTCCTCTCAAAGAACCTCTTTTATCTCCACATAATTTTAACTATTGAATCTAATAATGGATGCAGTAATATAAATACGGTATGAATGAAGACAAGTTTCAACTATCGGAAAAAATTCACTAAAGACTAATGAAGTAAAGACAAACAAGTTGAATTAAATTATCTAATTCAACTAACGGAGGCTTTAGTCAATCAAGACTATCATTTCGATGCTCTATTTTTACGTCCGAAACATCAAGTAGATTTCGGCAATTCATTGTGAATTGTTACATTTAAACTACTATGGCAGAACGTAATTTTCTTCTATATTCTGTGCTGAAGTAGGTCTCATGGATGGCTAAAGGGGCAGGTTATTAAAAAAAGAAAATATGAAAAAAAGCCAAATTTTCATAAATCTGGCTTTAAGATGATGTATCTATTAAAAGAAAATGAATGGTTAGAAAGATTCTTTTAGTTATAAATTAGGAGTCAAGAAACTAACCTTATAAACTAGTATTCCCGCTATAATTGTGTCTATGAGGATTCATTCCGTTTACTGTAGTAACTCCACTAAACTCATGATAATGACCGCCGTTAGGAAGGGAAATAGATGGACCAGTAACTCCACGAATTTCATGTTGATGTTGATCGTCCACAGATGTAAAGGTAAAGTATTGATGGGTGTGTTGGACTCCACTTGGTGCTGGTTCCGTAGTTCCAGCGTACATGTGATTATGTCCCGCTTCAAAAGAAGTTACGCCTCTAAATCCATGGACATGGGCAGGGACAGGTCTACCATCCCATGAAGTGATAAATAGTTGGTGGGAATGCTGAGGATCCGAATCGTCAGAATGATACATGAATCCTGAAACAGGTATTTCCAAATGTACAACTCCTTTTGCCAATTTCAATAATTTATGTAATTGAGATAAATAAGGTTACAAATTGTATTAAAAATGAGAGTAGTACAATGTCCTCTTAGGAGATGATCACAAGTTCGGTGGCCTTGATTTAAGAAGGTTTGGCGCTTTTTTGTTAAAGAAGGAAATGCGTAATAAAGGTTGAATGTTTTTTAAAAATAATAGGGGGAACAAAAACCCCTAACCAAATAGATAGAGGGGTTTGTAGGATGATGCAACAACTTAATCTAATGTATCTAATTTCTCCCTTATATATTTCGACCTTGCTTCAATAAAATTCAATATATACTCCGGTTCCTGATCAAATAAATGGATATCGTCTTTTTTATAAGGGTCTATTTGTATATAAGGTCTTATTAAATCATGCATACTTTGTATTATTGGTTTCATAAAGTCTACATTAAATTGGTTGTTTAAAATAACTTCTAGCAAATTTTTGTATTGACGTCGAAATGTTTTCACGTCGAGAATCCTTGCGGTTAGCGTATTAAATCCTTCGATTCGTAAATAGTCTTCCTCCATCACTCTCCCATTTACATCTCTTCCCCATGTTGCATCGTAGTCCCACGGGATGACTTCGAATAGCCTTGTTTCGCTATTCTGGTAAAGTGCGTAATTATGAACAAAACCATCAAAATTTTGGGTGAAAACAACGCCAACCAACCAACGGAGATACTTATCAACATTGAGGTATTTCACAATTTCATTTTCAAATTCCGCTTTTGAAATAGTATTAATTTCAATGATCATGTTTTGTAAATGAAATTCATCAGATTCTTTCCCATATTTTAGTTCATAGCCAGCTTTAAGTGATTTCTTAACTTCTTTATCAAGATCACTCATTAACGAAAAGTTA is part of the Psychrobacillus sp. FSL H8-0483 genome and encodes:
- a CDS encoding endospore germination permease; its protein translation is MIQNVKINSYQFLILVIFFTIGTSILTVPSVLAAGAKQDAWISAIIGTGIGLLFIWLFITIALWFPHLTFIQINEKVFGKWVGKTFSVLFVLISFLFTSELIYYCGSFLNIHTLPNTPMVALNLLMAAIVVMGVRLGLETIARSAEIIIVGFFILFLILVVFISPDIKFENIQPVFEMGTKKIVQSSLFYVAISSVNAIVLLMIFPSCINKMKQVKKIFLIGNLIGGIIIIVLTFLSISVLGAADTTRQMYPSYELAKRINIGNFVQRIEGLMSTLWIISLYFKTILYFYASVLGMAQILNLKDYRPITLPLGMIAVVLSIVIFPNVIYQQKFDSTTGKSLSLLIGLFLPLLLVVVYAIRKKQLKKDPESS
- a CDS encoding GNAT family N-acetyltransferase; translated protein: MEFLIKSQLNDVDEIVNIDRVVTGSDSRRKYIKKAIEEERCIVVKNEFSIVGFLIFDTHFFDCSFISLIIIKPTERRKGYATSLMEYFISISPTKKIFSSTNQSNKRMQEVFRANGFIQSGFVENLDEGDPEIIYFKSI
- a CDS encoding DUF2268 domain-containing putative Zn-dependent protease (predicted Zn-dependent protease with a strongly conserved HExxH motif) — translated: MKRIVGLVIFVSVLFASCSDDIVQDKEEENNLPSQKEVSFSYEGKNFKIIPFYEEVLEYTDYVKKNPSESNPGAYVEKVLKPLKEKSSLDLPLEYPFTASTEVEQFEKNTVQLLQKQEQINELIQEALIKSAEQLPGGDKNIYIMPLRPEDNFAISKMEGVNGVTYNDKDIFIQIDTSISEDKLKYLVAHEYHHAINILANGERAFYTVLDMILSEGKADSFAHIVYPEISAPWTEPLSEESTAIVLEELRKNADSTSVKIYKDFFHGNSAKGIPLWSDYKIGYEITQSYIENNPDTSISKWTRLSSKELLQNSEYNNLLK
- a CDS encoding YmaF family protein, with protein sequence MEIPVSGFMYHSDDSDPQHSHQLFITSWDGRPVPAHVHGFRGVTSFEAGHNHMYAGTTEPAPSGVQHTHQYFTFTSVDDQHQHEIRGVTGPSISLPNGGHYHEFSGVTTVNGMNPHRHNYSGNTSL
- a CDS encoding CotH kinase family protein; its protein translation is MDNGIKIPEYQLFIHPLDLSELRKDIWCDDPISAKLTINKRKYDIDIAYRGSHIRDLRKKSYHISFYKPNTYRNAKEIHINAEYKDPSLLRNKLSLDFFNEIGCLSPKSQFVYLKLNGKNEGLYLELESVDEHFLTNRQLPQGPIFYAVDGDANFSLMSDLDKEVKKSLKAGYELKYGKESDEFHLQNMIIEINTISKAEFENEIVKYLNVDKYLRWLVGVVFTQNFDGFVHNYALYQNSETRLFEVIPWDYDATWGRDVNGRVMEEDYLRIEGFNTLTARILDVKTFRRQYKNLLEVILNNQFNVDFMKPIIQSMHDLIRPYIQIDPYKKDDIHLFDQEPEYILNFIEARSKYIREKLDTLD